Proteins found in one Candidatus Hydrogenedens sp. genomic segment:
- a CDS encoding DUF4340 domain-containing protein: MKWRNTIILVLILSVLILLYWFSNWWKEEQKVVYEEAKKIFSFAPESVRELHLQQAGGPLCVGKKDIDGKWSFEKPSPDIPAFQLMWDRIAKHLSELKNQRTIIEKVDDKSAYGLDKPTLKLKAVVDEMNEPIELDFGFLDPTNTYRYAMGLKGKVFLVDDKQFFELNRSLEDLRFRFLVAVREVPLVRIEFARIWTEDDEMQNSEYMPKVGEESVIVIMERKNENEPWFLVSPSQGLADQEAVNALSSEIQFGIGRDFIDKPESLSDYGLEPPRCRLTYYDAKEKRPQTLFLGGLQTAGQSTQEKDKEKRKRLKLSDCTGVFAKLSGQNSVFLLDPHILELLPHSPESFRNRHIFTKDLTNIVKIERLDENTIVFSLEKNTEKGWMMTQPSIDDIDSLKINDYISRLKILELQSFPGGTVESRGLDKCKDVLKFTMANQDTIEIRYMPIPDDNLHSYINQDTGEIGIVSNDIVSQLWVLPENFRSLILYRFSPSEITEFHLNYESNEYVFQQIDKNWTVKQPENKVLKNQGDLLRLLRYLSSMSAVEVQHQEAENKITEPIAKLSVIQNNEGKGVPMITGALIIGLPDEKDSRYRWAKKEGKDGVYLIKQEVLDLIKDLMKSIQHLEER, encoded by the coding sequence GTGAAGTGGCGTAATACAATAATTTTAGTTTTAATTTTATCCGTGTTAATCCTCCTATATTGGTTTTCAAATTGGTGGAAGGAAGAGCAGAAGGTTGTTTATGAAGAAGCAAAGAAGATATTTTCATTTGCACCAGAATCGGTACGGGAACTTCATCTCCAACAGGCAGGAGGACCTTTGTGTGTGGGGAAAAAAGATATTGACGGAAAATGGAGTTTTGAAAAACCTTCACCAGATATACCAGCATTTCAATTAATGTGGGACCGTATAGCAAAACATTTATCAGAGTTAAAAAATCAGCGGACGATAATTGAAAAAGTGGATGATAAATCAGCTTATGGTTTGGACAAGCCAACATTAAAATTGAAAGCGGTAGTAGATGAAATGAACGAACCAATAGAACTTGATTTCGGCTTTTTAGATCCAACTAATACATATCGATATGCTATGGGATTAAAAGGTAAGGTTTTTCTTGTTGACGATAAACAGTTTTTTGAGTTAAATCGCTCATTGGAGGATTTGCGATTTCGGTTTCTTGTTGCGGTGAGGGAAGTTCCACTTGTGCGAATTGAGTTTGCAAGAATATGGACGGAAGACGATGAAATGCAAAACTCAGAATATATGCCTAAGGTAGGAGAGGAATCAGTAATTGTGATAATGGAGCGAAAAAATGAAAATGAACCATGGTTTCTTGTATCTCCTTCTCAGGGACTTGCAGACCAGGAAGCAGTTAATGCATTATCATCAGAAATACAATTTGGAATTGGTAGAGACTTTATTGACAAACCCGAGAGTTTATCCGATTACGGATTGGAACCTCCAAGATGCCGACTAACGTATTATGATGCAAAAGAAAAGAGACCACAGACTTTATTTTTAGGAGGTTTGCAAACCGCAGGGCAGAGTACACAGGAGAAGGATAAAGAGAAAAGGAAACGATTAAAGCTTTCTGATTGCACAGGTGTCTTTGCAAAACTTTCAGGGCAGAATTCTGTATTTTTATTAGACCCTCATATTTTGGAATTGTTACCACATTCACCTGAAAGTTTTCGGAATCGCCATATTTTTACAAAAGATCTTACGAATATAGTAAAAATTGAACGGTTAGATGAAAATACTATTGTATTCTCACTTGAAAAGAACACAGAGAAAGGCTGGATGATGACACAGCCATCGATAGATGATATTGATTCATTAAAAATAAATGATTATATTAGCAGGTTAAAAATCCTTGAACTACAAAGTTTCCCAGGTGGAACGGTGGAATCTCGTGGATTGGATAAGTGTAAAGATGTTTTAAAATTTACAATGGCAAATCAGGATACAATCGAAATCCGTTATATGCCTATTCCAGATGATAATCTCCATAGTTATATAAACCAGGACACAGGAGAGATTGGGATTGTTTCAAATGATATTGTTTCTCAATTATGGGTATTGCCAGAGAATTTCCGAAGTTTAATTTTGTATCGTTTCTCGCCCTCCGAAATAACAGAATTCCATTTAAATTATGAATCAAATGAATATGTTTTCCAGCAAATAGATAAAAATTGGACTGTAAAACAACCTGAAAATAAGGTGTTAAAAAATCAGGGGGATTTATTACGACTATTACGATATTTATCATCAATGAGTGCAGTTGAAGTTCAACATCAAGAAGCGGAAAATAAAATTACAGAACCGATTGCAAAACTTTCAGTTATACAGAATAATGAGGGGAAAGGTGTACCTATGATAACAGGTGCATTAATTATTGGTTTGCCTGATGAAAAAGACTCTCGTTATCGATGGGCTAAAAAAGAGGGCAAAGACGGGGTGTATCTCATTAAGCAAGAGGTATTGGATTTGATTAAAGACCTCATGAAGTCTATTCAACATTTAGAAGAAAGATAG
- a CDS encoding GldG family protein, with the protein MKWSLKRLCGVISVISLLGVLNFLVWKQEIFNVWALLVGGVFLITGILWLGFVIRGIIVESGWSGRAGSGLSALISSLSFLGICIVIYAFVLRWDISVDLTKEGRRTLSPQTVKVLETMNKEVKVLCFFINTDEESVVIAKDKTLRFLEQCKRHTPFLNVELLDPQIDRARLEALSITHASTQGTVVLKCGNRQRVIMLSGANPRMEERDFTQALISVLKETETKIGYLTGHDETPLDDSNPNGISMARAIIEGESYKIEPFQIRIDLPEVPKSYEVVIIHNPKGDLSREELKAIQDFLDNGGRLIVFFEPWVDVRLGRSGVEYLRPWLKEKLGVDVGSNIAFTTQKKNPWEIELRSDPKPFENVEEGLFEYRGSFRSDHPITQRMDQPLLLRAVRTIEPIENLPENANVVPILRTPPEYWAETDLSRLAEGGAVKYEPEEKQGPLFIAVAGTCSKELSDGSKKRSRFVVVGDADFITNERISIGGHINFLLNSLAWLTEHDELISIRPSIKEDKPIVLSDMQKRWLIWCSVMLTPQLVLIAGLIAYFVRRRVK; encoded by the coding sequence ATGAAATGGTCATTGAAGAGACTTTGTGGTGTTATATCTGTAATCAGTCTATTAGGCGTTTTAAATTTTTTAGTGTGGAAGCAAGAGATTTTTAATGTGTGGGCTCTTTTAGTAGGTGGTGTTTTTTTAATTACAGGCATTTTGTGGTTAGGTTTTGTAATTCGGGGTATTATAGTAGAATCGGGCTGGTCAGGTAGGGCAGGTTCGGGTTTGAGTGCATTGATTTCATCCTTGTCTTTTTTAGGGATATGTATCGTTATCTATGCTTTTGTTTTGCGGTGGGATATTTCTGTGGACTTGACAAAGGAAGGTCGTAGAACGTTATCTCCTCAAACAGTCAAAGTTTTAGAGACTATGAACAAAGAAGTAAAGGTATTATGCTTTTTTATTAATACTGATGAAGAGTCTGTAGTAATTGCAAAAGATAAAACATTACGGTTTCTTGAACAATGTAAAAGGCATACACCCTTTTTGAATGTTGAACTATTAGACCCACAGATTGACCGAGCACGTTTAGAGGCATTGTCCATTACCCATGCTTCGACCCAGGGAACGGTAGTGCTAAAATGTGGAAATCGTCAACGTGTTATTATGTTAAGCGGTGCCAATCCACGGATGGAAGAACGGGATTTTACGCAGGCTCTTATTAGTGTTCTAAAAGAAACGGAAACAAAAATAGGTTATCTTACTGGACATGATGAAACGCCCCTTGATGATTCGAATCCGAATGGTATTTCTATGGCAAGGGCTATTATTGAAGGAGAATCTTATAAGATAGAACCTTTTCAGATTCGGATTGACCTGCCAGAAGTTCCCAAAAGTTATGAGGTTGTTATAATACATAATCCGAAAGGGGATTTAAGTCGTGAAGAATTAAAGGCAATTCAGGATTTCCTTGATAATGGTGGACGACTTATTGTGTTTTTTGAGCCGTGGGTAGATGTTCGTTTAGGTAGGAGTGGTGTAGAATATCTTCGTCCATGGTTGAAAGAAAAATTAGGAGTAGATGTTGGTTCAAACATTGCATTTACGACGCAGAAAAAAAATCCATGGGAGATTGAATTACGTTCTGACCCAAAGCCGTTTGAAAATGTAGAAGAAGGGTTATTTGAGTATCGGGGTTCCTTTCGTTCTGACCATCCTATTACACAGCGAATGGACCAGCCATTGTTGTTAAGGGCCGTACGGACAATAGAACCAATAGAAAATTTGCCAGAGAATGCCAATGTAGTTCCTATATTGAGAACACCACCAGAATATTGGGCAGAGACGGATTTGTCAAGGCTTGCGGAAGGGGGTGCTGTTAAGTATGAACCTGAAGAGAAGCAAGGTCCTTTGTTTATTGCTGTGGCTGGAACATGTAGTAAAGAACTATCTGATGGTTCAAAAAAAAGGAGCCGATTTGTAGTGGTTGGGGATGCTGATTTTATAACAAATGAACGTATTAGTATTGGTGGTCATATCAATTTCCTTCTAAATAGTCTTGCATGGCTTACAGAACATGATGAACTAATTTCAATTCGTCCTTCAATAAAAGAAGATAAGCCTATTGTTTTGTCTGATATGCAAAAGCGATGGCTTATTTGGTGTTCTGTAATGTTAACACCGCAATTAGTTTTAATTGCAGGTTTGATTGCGTATTTTGTTAGGAGAAGGGTAAAGTGA
- a CDS encoding ABC transporter permease subunit — MKSIWNIAKREFISFFVTPSGYVILGLIATLTGVAFILSFLTYVQISQSPFQYGYTTVPDFEETFLSPYFVFCGIMIMFLSPIISMRLLSEEYHRGTMELLLTYPLRDRDIILGKFSSALAMLALAVILIALNVFLLLPFTEVEWSVLLFGLCSVFLMGMAVLSIGLFISSLIKYPITAGLVSFGIYLLMFIIGNVAEKLPATAPLPNTFPAVMKNAVEKIYGLFHSLLLELPLDNHAKNMALGIFEPKDIAFYLLCTAFFVFLTFRSLESRNWRK, encoded by the coding sequence ATGAAATCTATTTGGAATATAGCAAAACGTGAGTTTATAAGTTTTTTTGTTACTCCATCAGGGTATGTGATTTTGGGGTTGATAGCTACGTTAACAGGGGTGGCATTTATCTTGTCATTTTTAACGTATGTGCAAATATCTCAATCGCCATTTCAGTATGGCTATACCACAGTGCCAGATTTTGAGGAGACATTTTTAAGTCCGTATTTTGTTTTTTGTGGCATTATGATTATGTTTTTATCTCCGATAATTTCCATGCGTCTGTTATCAGAAGAGTACCATCGAGGGACAATGGAGTTATTATTAACATACCCACTGAGGGATAGGGATATTATATTGGGTAAATTTAGTTCTGCGTTAGCCATGCTTGCTTTGGCGGTTATTTTAATTGCTCTTAATGTTTTTCTTTTACTTCCCTTTACAGAAGTAGAATGGAGCGTTTTGTTGTTTGGGTTATGTTCTGTTTTTCTGATGGGGATGGCTGTATTAAGCATAGGGCTTTTTATTTCTTCATTAATAAAATATCCGATTACAGCTGGACTGGTAAGTTTTGGAATCTATTTATTAATGTTTATTATTGGCAATGTGGCTGAAAAATTACCAGCAACAGCACCTTTACCAAATACATTTCCAGCAGTAATGAAAAATGCAGTCGAAAAAATCTACGGATTATTTCATTCTTTGTTGTTAGAATTACCGCTGGATAATCATGCAAAGAATATGGCATTAGGGATATTCGAACCTAAAGATATTGCATTTTATTTACTCTGTACTGCGTTTTTTGTGTTTTTGACATTCAGGTCGCTGGAGTCGCGAAATTGGCGAAAATAA
- a CDS encoding ATP-binding cassette domain-containing protein, with the protein MMIEVNKITKYYGLFCALKEISFSIQEGESVGLLGPNGAGKSTMMRILTGFMPASYGTAKIGKYEIHEYPLEVKRLIGYLPERVPLYDEMTVKSFLLFVAQIKNIPRTSLKSSVNQVVETCGLKDVYERVVGTLSKGYRQRLGLAQALIGSPPVIILDEPTVGLDPHQIVEIRELIRSFRVNHTVLLSTHILSEVSQLCSRALILNDGRIVSEIAIDPEKSVVEIEQAFLNAISRDEMVQEGK; encoded by the coding sequence ATGATGATTGAGGTTAATAAAATAACAAAGTATTATGGTTTATTTTGTGCGTTGAAGGAAATTTCATTTTCTATTCAGGAAGGGGAGAGTGTTGGTCTTTTAGGTCCAAATGGAGCTGGGAAAAGTACGATGATGCGTATTCTTACTGGATTTATGCCAGCGAGTTATGGAACAGCAAAGATTGGAAAATATGAAATTCATGAGTATCCATTAGAAGTAAAAAGACTCATTGGTTACTTACCAGAAAGGGTGCCTTTATATGATGAGATGACAGTAAAGTCATTTTTATTGTTTGTTGCACAAATTAAAAATATTCCGAGAACCAGTCTCAAATCTTCGGTTAATCAGGTTGTCGAAACCTGTGGGTTAAAAGATGTATATGAGCGGGTTGTAGGAACATTATCTAAAGGTTATCGTCAAAGATTAGGTCTTGCTCAAGCACTTATTGGCTCTCCACCAGTTATTATTTTAGACGAACCGACAGTAGGTTTAGACCCACATCAAATTGTCGAGATTCGCGAGTTAATTAGAAGTTTTAGAGTAAATCATACTGTTTTATTAAGCACGCATATATTGTCTGAAGTTTCACAACTTTGTTCACGGGCATTAATTCTGAATGACGGTAGGATTGTATCGGAGATTGCTATTGACCCTGAGAAATCGGTAGTTGAAATCGAGCAAGCATTTTTAAATGCAATTTCTCGAGATGAGATGGTGCAGGAGGGAAAGTAA